A stretch of Lutra lutra chromosome 9, mLutLut1.2, whole genome shotgun sequence DNA encodes these proteins:
- the PDCL3 gene encoding phosducin-like protein 3 — MQDPNADTEWNDILRKKGILPSKESLKDLEKEAEEEEQRVLQQSIVKTYEDMTLEELEDNEDEFNEEDERAIEMYRQQRLAEWKATQLKNKFGEVLEISGKDYVQEVTKAGDGLWVILHLYKQGIPLCALINQHFSGLARKFPDVKFIKAISTTCIPNYPDRNLPTVFVYLEGDIKAQFIGPLVFGGMNLTIDELEWKLSESGAIKTDLEENPKKPIEDALLSSVRCSIPTRRDSDSEDD; from the exons ATGCAG GACCCCAATGCAGATACTGAGTGGAATGATATCTTACGCAAAAAGGGCATCTTGCCCTCAAAGGAAAGTTTGAAAGATTTGGAAAAGGAGGCggaagaagaagaacagcgaGTCCTTCAGCAGTCAATTG TGAAAACATATGAAGATATGACTTTGGAAGAGCTGGAGGATAATGAAGATGAATTTAATGAGGAAGATGAACGTGCTATTGAAATGTACAG GCAGCAAAGACTGGCTGAATGGAAAGCAACTCAACTGAAGAATAAATTTGGAGAAGTTTTAGAGATCTCAGGAAAAGATTATGTTCAAGAAGTTACCAAGGCTGGCGACGGCTTGTGGGTAATCTTGCACCTTTACAAACAAGG CATTCCCCTCTGTGCCCTCATAAATCAGCACTTCAGTGGACTTGCCAGGAAGTTTCCTGATGTCAAATTTATTAAAGCCATTTCAACAACCTGCATACCCAATTATCCTGATAGGAATCTGCCTACAGTATTTGTGTACCTTGAAGGTGATATCAAGGCTCAATTTATTGGACCTCTGGTGTTTGGTGGCATGAACCTGACAATAGATG AGTTGGAGTGGAAACTGTCAGAGTCTGGAGCAATCAAGACAGACTTGGAGGAAAACCCTAAGAAACCAATTGAAGACGCTTTGCTATCCTCAGTGCGGTGCTCCATCCCCACAAGAAGGGATAGTGATTCTGAGGATGACTAA